In the Kitasatospora terrestris genome, one interval contains:
- a CDS encoding PucR family transcriptional regulator, with product MPPTLASVVRNSALHLTVLAGADHLERPVRWVHTSELDDPTPFLEGGELLLTTGIKLGKSATRLQEYVHRLADAGVVGLGLGVGLSHTEVPQALVDAAAQRGLPLLRVPEATPFIAISKTVSAALAAEQYEAVTTSFEAQEELTRAALGKDGTTAVVRRLAARLGGWAALYDGSGALSAVAPDWAARRAGRLAAEVDRLRRRPAPSSAALQGRSGTIDTADEDYVVVQSLGADRRPRGFLAVGTEDRITPTERYVLNAAVALLTLTLERSRELRQAEERMGAALLRMVLAGEVATARQVAAGLFGGLPEGTVRVLVAAAGPGPEAAEALGELGERAEQAGGKVGERLLVAREDGAHGPRLMVLAPDNGAAHRACLGAVEEQEGLSLGVSAAAALEDAGTAYAQAERALAVAQRGGRRAVDHEEVGAGSLLPLLGEEAVTAFAEGLLRPLREHDRTARGDLVASLRAWLSRHGQWDAAAADLGVHRHTLRYRMKRVEELLGRSLDDTDVRMELWLALRAGED from the coding sequence ATGCCCCCCACACTCGCCTCCGTCGTCCGCAACTCCGCGCTGCATCTGACGGTCCTCGCCGGCGCGGACCATCTGGAGCGGCCGGTCCGCTGGGTGCACACCAGTGAGCTGGACGATCCCACGCCCTTCCTGGAGGGCGGTGAGCTGCTGCTCACCACCGGCATCAAGCTCGGCAAGAGCGCCACCCGTCTGCAGGAGTACGTGCACCGCCTGGCCGACGCCGGGGTGGTGGGCCTGGGTCTGGGCGTCGGCCTGTCGCACACCGAGGTGCCGCAGGCGCTGGTGGACGCGGCGGCGCAGCGCGGCCTGCCGCTGCTGCGGGTGCCGGAGGCGACGCCGTTCATCGCGATCTCCAAGACGGTCTCCGCCGCGCTGGCCGCCGAGCAGTACGAGGCGGTCACCACCAGCTTCGAGGCGCAGGAGGAGCTGACCCGGGCCGCGCTCGGCAAGGACGGCACCACCGCGGTGGTCCGCCGGCTTGCGGCCCGGCTGGGCGGTTGGGCGGCGCTGTACGACGGGTCGGGCGCGTTGTCCGCGGTGGCGCCGGACTGGGCGGCCCGGCGGGCCGGCCGGCTGGCCGCCGAGGTGGACCGGCTGCGCCGTCGTCCCGCCCCGTCGAGCGCCGCGCTGCAGGGCCGCTCCGGGACGATCGACACCGCCGACGAGGACTACGTGGTGGTCCAGTCGCTGGGCGCGGACCGCCGTCCGCGCGGCTTCCTCGCGGTCGGCACCGAGGACCGGATCACCCCGACCGAGCGGTACGTGCTGAACGCGGCGGTCGCCCTGCTGACGCTGACCCTGGAGCGGTCGCGGGAGCTGCGGCAGGCCGAGGAGCGGATGGGCGCGGCGCTGCTGCGGATGGTGCTGGCCGGTGAGGTCGCCACCGCCCGGCAGGTCGCGGCGGGGCTGTTCGGCGGGCTGCCGGAGGGCACGGTCCGGGTGCTGGTCGCCGCGGCCGGTCCGGGGCCGGAGGCCGCGGAGGCGCTCGGCGAGCTCGGCGAGCGGGCCGAGCAGGCGGGCGGCAAGGTCGGCGAGCGGCTGCTGGTGGCCCGGGAGGACGGCGCGCACGGCCCCCGGCTGATGGTGCTGGCGCCGGACAACGGCGCGGCGCACCGGGCCTGCCTCGGCGCGGTGGAGGAACAGGAGGGGTTGTCGCTGGGCGTCTCGGCCGCGGCCGCGCTGGAGGACGCGGGCACCGCGTACGCGCAGGCCGAGCGGGCGCTGGCGGTGGCGCAGCGCGGCGGCCGCCGGGCGGTCGACCACGAGGAGGTCGGCGCGGGTTCGCTGCTGCCGCTGCTGGGCGAGGAGGCGGTGACCGCGTTCGCGGAGGGCCTGCTGAGACCGCTGCGCGAGCACGACCGGACCGCCCGCGGCGACCTGGTCGCCTCGCTGCGGGCCTGGCTGTCCCGGCACGGGCAGTGGGACGCGGCCGCCGCCGACCTCGGCGTGCACCGCCACACCCTGCGGTACCGGATGAAGCGCGTCGAGGAACTGCTCGGCCGGTCGCTGGACGACACCGACGTCCGGATGGAGCTCTGGCTGGCGCTGCGCGCCGGGGAGGACTGA